A part of Acidisarcina sp. genomic DNA contains:
- the ruvB gene encoding Holliday junction branch migration DNA helicase RuvB yields MVKADDNPERLISAARAEEEDSFELKLRPRRLAEFIGQEKAKEQLAIALEAAKTRGEALDHVLLFGPPGLGKTTLATIIANELNVGFQQTSGPALQIQGDLTAILTNLRDRQVLFLDEVHRLQPVLEEKLYTALEDYKLDIIIGQGPAARTHVMDIKPFTFVAATTRPGLLSSPLRSRFGILLRLQFYTEDELRFVVERSAEVLQVPIDRDGAAEIALRSRGTPRIANRLLRRVRDYAQVKGTGVIDRPTAQAALKLLEVDAHGFDELDRKLLLTIIEKYDGGPVGLNTLAATLAEEEDALEEVYEPFLIQIGFLDRTPRGRVATRLAYEHFGLPLPRKQLLF; encoded by the coding sequence ATGGTTAAGGCGGATGACAACCCAGAGCGGCTAATCTCAGCCGCCCGTGCGGAGGAAGAAGACTCCTTCGAACTGAAGCTGCGGCCGCGGCGTCTGGCGGAGTTCATCGGGCAGGAGAAGGCGAAGGAGCAACTCGCCATTGCGCTCGAAGCCGCGAAGACCCGCGGCGAAGCGCTGGACCACGTGCTGCTCTTCGGTCCTCCGGGCCTGGGCAAGACGACGCTTGCGACGATCATCGCCAACGAACTCAACGTCGGCTTTCAGCAGACCTCCGGCCCGGCTTTACAGATCCAGGGCGACCTGACGGCGATTCTCACGAACCTCCGCGACCGCCAGGTGCTATTTCTGGATGAGGTTCACCGCCTGCAGCCGGTTCTCGAAGAGAAGCTCTACACGGCGCTCGAAGACTACAAGCTGGACATCATCATCGGCCAGGGCCCGGCGGCACGAACCCATGTGATGGACATCAAGCCCTTCACCTTTGTTGCAGCAACGACACGGCCCGGCCTGCTTTCGTCGCCGCTTCGCTCCCGCTTCGGAATCCTGCTGCGGCTGCAGTTCTACACCGAAGACGAACTGCGGTTTGTGGTCGAGCGCTCGGCGGAAGTCCTGCAGGTTCCCATTGATCGCGATGGCGCTGCGGAGATAGCCTTGCGCTCTCGGGGTACGCCGCGCATTGCCAACCGGCTGCTGCGGCGCGTGCGGGATTACGCACAGGTAAAAGGCACAGGCGTGATCGACCGGCCAACGGCACAGGCTGCCCTGAAGTTGCTGGAAGTGGATGCCCACGGCTTTGACGAACTGGATCGCAAGCTGCTGCTCACCATCATTGAGAAATACGATGGAGGCCCAGTGGGGCTGAATACGCTCGCGGCAACGCTGGCGGAAGAAGAGGACGCGCTCGAAGAAGTCTACGAGCCGTTTCTCATCCAAATCGGGTTCCTGGATCGTACGCCGAGAGGCCGCGTAGCAACCCGGCTTGCCTATGAGCACTTTGGCCTGCCGCTACCGCGCAAGCAACTACTGTTCTAG
- a CDS encoding thioredoxin family protein — translation MARTESVMLPLQTPAPDFALPDVTTGAIVTLADFADRDALLVIFICRHCPFVKHIEAGLAQLARDYAQKPLGIAAISSNDIASYPEDAPEGMREQAAATGFIFPYLFDETQEVARSYGAACTPDPFLFDRERKLAYRGQLDGSRPGNDIPVTCKDMRDAIDAVLAGKAVSAEQRPSLGCNIKWK, via the coding sequence ATGGCACGAACCGAATCCGTAATGCTTCCACTGCAAACGCCCGCGCCGGACTTTGCACTCCCCGACGTGACCACGGGCGCCATCGTCACGCTCGCGGACTTTGCCGATCGCGATGCTCTGCTGGTGATCTTTATCTGCCGCCACTGCCCCTTTGTGAAGCACATAGAGGCAGGGCTGGCTCAACTCGCCAGGGACTATGCGCAAAAGCCACTCGGCATTGCAGCTATCAGCAGCAACGACATCGCCAGTTACCCCGAAGATGCACCCGAAGGCATGCGCGAACAGGCGGCGGCAACAGGGTTTATCTTCCCGTATCTCTTCGATGAAACGCAGGAGGTGGCGCGGAGCTATGGCGCTGCCTGCACTCCTGACCCTTTTCTCTTCGACCGCGAGCGCAAGCTCGCCTATCGAGGCCAGCTCGATGGCAGCCGCCCGGGAAATGATATTCCTGTGACCTGCAAAGACATGCGAGACGCGATCGACGCAGTGCTGGCAGGCAAGGCTGTGAGCGCAGAGCAGAGGCCCAGCCTGGGTTGCAACATCAAGTGGAAGTGA
- a CDS encoding glycoside hydrolase family 38 C-terminal domain-containing protein produces the protein MIQRLDSLRELPVNGWAYHEGDIAHGESPTLDDSGWSKVEKRAEFPTGAMWFRRWIEVPKTLNGYDLTGARIWFQFRAGANGPIPQIIYFNGRRVALGEDLEPIVLFEPAKPGEKVLVAVKLLATVDKKEFHSASARIDFAESRPNPEVLVAEARSARALLPALGAAGDMKQLEAALAQVDLSALDHADQTAFDASLRTAQSSLQSLKPTLQTANIRLVGNSHIDAAWLWPWTETVEAVRKTWSTALQLQREYPQYTFTQSAAAFSDWMCDKYPDMCKQMKESYKEGRWEIVGGMWVEPDLNMPDGESLVRQILIGKRSFKETFGGDVRIGWNPDSFGYTWQLPQIYKKSGIDYFVTQKMGWNDTNQLPLKLFWWQSPDGSRVLTYFPHDYVNQVEPVRMAEDFAAARKLNPGTTEMMHLYGIGDHGGGPTRAMLDSGMKWTGPDVVYPKAKFGTAQSFFSDVETHLDTKHAPVWNYSTLAAKSAALPTPPAGEVSLPVWDDELYFEYHRGVMTTQAKHKRNMREGEEMLLNAEKFSSLAWLQGLAYPQAKFTDGWKKILFNQFHDTAAGSGIAVIYRDADNDTKVVRLETETAQAAALQTLTSYINTSGKGVPVAVFNPLGWQRSDSVAFTVQMPESTPSIQIADAAGKVLFADVKLVNPATNSFHVQVMTDVPALGYRVLYARPAASGKAETSDLKATDQTLENSLLRVVVDPHTGCITSLIDKKSGFDSIAKGGCGNQLQTFKDLPKDYDAWNIDPGTLDSATPIDKVDSVQLVETGPMRGSIRVTRTWQNSKFVQDISLEAGSPMVKVTNNIDWHETHVLLKAAFPLAASSAKATYEIPYGTIQRPTTRNNSFESAQFEVPAMRWADLGDAQHGFTLINESKYGYDAKDNVLRLTLLRSPVWPDPDADRGHQRFAFWLYPHAGDWKTALSMRHGYETNYPLTAVQVSNHAGEWPAERSFVNVTPENVVLTALKKSEDGNALLLRVYEWAGNSATVTATIPEGAKSASVADMMENPIAGDVSLSSKTLTFAIHPYEIQTIRIEYGAPAPAVAAK, from the coding sequence GTGATCCAGCGCCTCGATTCTCTGCGGGAATTGCCGGTAAACGGCTGGGCGTATCACGAGGGTGATATCGCTCATGGGGAGTCGCCAACGCTGGACGATTCCGGCTGGTCCAAGGTGGAGAAGCGCGCAGAGTTTCCAACTGGCGCGATGTGGTTCCGCAGATGGATTGAGGTTCCCAAAACGCTGAACGGCTATGACCTGACCGGTGCGCGCATCTGGTTCCAGTTCCGCGCGGGAGCCAATGGGCCCATTCCGCAGATCATCTACTTCAATGGCCGTCGCGTGGCGTTGGGAGAGGACCTGGAGCCGATTGTGCTGTTCGAACCGGCGAAGCCAGGTGAGAAAGTCCTGGTTGCCGTCAAGCTGCTTGCCACAGTCGACAAAAAAGAATTTCATTCGGCCTCAGCCCGAATTGATTTCGCAGAGTCGCGCCCCAACCCCGAAGTTCTGGTTGCCGAGGCACGCTCCGCCCGCGCCCTGCTACCCGCACTTGGTGCCGCAGGCGATATGAAGCAACTGGAAGCAGCGCTCGCTCAGGTGGATCTAAGCGCGCTGGATCACGCCGATCAGACAGCCTTCGACGCCTCGCTTCGTACGGCGCAAAGTTCGCTCCAATCGCTGAAGCCGACTCTGCAGACGGCAAACATCCGGCTGGTTGGCAACTCGCATATCGACGCGGCGTGGCTCTGGCCCTGGACGGAGACGGTGGAGGCGGTCCGCAAGACATGGTCCACGGCTCTGCAACTTCAGCGCGAGTATCCGCAATATACCTTCACCCAGTCCGCCGCTGCCTTTAGCGACTGGATGTGCGATAAGTATCCCGACATGTGCAAGCAGATGAAGGAATCCTACAAGGAAGGCCGCTGGGAGATTGTGGGCGGCATGTGGGTGGAGCCCGATCTGAATATGCCGGATGGCGAATCGCTTGTGCGCCAGATCCTGATCGGCAAACGCAGCTTCAAGGAGACCTTCGGCGGAGACGTGCGCATCGGCTGGAATCCAGACTCCTTCGGCTACACCTGGCAACTGCCGCAGATCTATAAAAAATCCGGTATTGATTATTTTGTGACGCAGAAGATGGGCTGGAACGATACCAATCAGCTTCCCTTGAAGCTCTTCTGGTGGCAGTCGCCCGATGGCAGCCGCGTCCTCACTTACTTCCCGCATGATTACGTCAACCAGGTCGAGCCCGTACGCATGGCCGAGGATTTTGCCGCGGCTCGCAAACTCAATCCAGGAACGACGGAGATGATGCACCTCTACGGAATCGGCGACCACGGCGGCGGCCCAACCCGCGCCATGCTTGACTCCGGCATGAAGTGGACCGGTCCCGATGTCGTCTATCCCAAGGCGAAGTTCGGAACTGCGCAGAGCTTCTTCTCCGACGTTGAAACGCATCTCGACACGAAGCATGCTCCTGTTTGGAACTACAGCACTCTCGCCGCCAAGTCGGCGGCGTTGCCCACGCCGCCTGCGGGCGAGGTGAGCCTCCCCGTATGGGACGATGAGCTTTACTTCGAGTATCACCGCGGCGTAATGACCACGCAGGCAAAGCATAAACGCAATATGCGCGAGGGCGAAGAGATGCTGCTCAACGCTGAGAAGTTCTCCTCGCTCGCGTGGTTGCAGGGGCTGGCGTATCCGCAGGCGAAGTTTACCGATGGCTGGAAGAAAATTCTCTTCAACCAGTTTCATGACACAGCCGCCGGGTCCGGCATCGCCGTCATCTATCGCGACGCAGACAACGATACGAAGGTTGTGCGGCTGGAGACCGAAACAGCACAAGCTGCCGCGCTGCAGACCTTGACCAGTTACATCAACACCAGCGGCAAGGGGGTTCCCGTAGCAGTCTTCAATCCGCTTGGCTGGCAGCGCTCGGACTCTGTGGCGTTCACTGTGCAGATGCCGGAGTCCACGCCCTCCATCCAGATCGCGGATGCGGCAGGCAAGGTGCTCTTTGCCGACGTGAAGCTTGTGAACCCAGCGACGAATAGCTTCCATGTGCAGGTTATGACCGATGTCCCAGCCCTGGGCTATCGGGTGCTGTATGCCCGTCCTGCGGCTTCTGGCAAGGCAGAAACGTCGGACCTGAAGGCGACAGACCAGACTCTGGAGAACTCTCTGCTGCGGGTTGTCGTCGATCCGCACACCGGCTGCATCACCAGTCTGATCGATAAGAAGAGTGGCTTCGATAGCATCGCCAAGGGTGGATGCGGCAATCAGTTGCAGACATTCAAGGATCTGCCGAAGGACTACGATGCTTGGAATATCGATCCCGGCACGCTCGACTCCGCTACGCCAATCGATAAAGTCGATTCCGTTCAATTGGTCGAGACGGGGCCCATGCGCGGCAGCATCCGCGTCACGCGGACCTGGCAGAACTCGAAGTTCGTCCAGGACATCTCACTTGAGGCAGGATCGCCGATGGTGAAGGTGACCAACAACATCGACTGGCATGAGACGCATGTCTTGCTGAAGGCAGCGTTCCCACTCGCCGCATCGAGCGCCAAGGCCACTTACGAGATTCCTTATGGCACGATTCAGCGTCCCACTACGCGCAACAACAGCTTTGAATCGGCGCAGTTTGAGGTTCCCGCAATGCGCTGGGCCGACCTGGGAGATGCGCAACACGGCTTCACGCTGATCAATGAATCCAAGTATGGCTACGATGCCAAGGACAACGTTCTGCGCCTCACGCTGCTGCGTTCGCCCGTATGGCCGGATCCTGACGCGGATCGTGGCCATCAGCGCTTTGCCTTCTGGCTCTACCCGCACGCGGGTGATTGGAAGACGGCGCTGAGCATGCGGCACGGCTATGAGACGAACTATCCGCTGACTGCGGTGCAGGTATCCAATCACGCCGGTGAGTGGCCTGCGGAGCGTTCCTTCGTGAACGTTACGCCGGAAAACGTCGTATTGACCGCGCTCAAGAAGTCGGAAGACGGAAACGCCCTGCTGCTGCGCGTCTATGAGTGGGCAGGGAATTCTGCAACCGTGACAGCTACAATTCCCGAAGGCGCAAAGTCTGCTTCGGTAGCGGACATGATGGAGAACCCGATTGCAGGGGACGTCAGCTTGTCCAGCAAAACGTTAACCTTCGCCATTCACCCCTATGAGATCCAGACGATTCGGATCGAATATGGTGCTCCGGCTCCAGCAGTCGCCGCAAAGTAG
- the galU gene encoding UTP--glucose-1-phosphate uridylyltransferase GalU — protein sequence MRTKVRKAVFPAAGLGTRFLPATKSIPKEMLALVDKPIIQYGVEEAIAAGCEDIIVITGRGKDCIEDHFDKSYELETLLEKRGKSDLLAMTRQVSSMARIISVRQKESLGLGHAILVARDLIGDEPFAVILPDDVIDAEVPCLKQMIDVYDDVQASVLATQEVEGPSISSYGVLDCTPLRGNPSVLEVKDLIEKPKMEDAPSKNAIIGRYILSPRIFDLLEQTKPGAGGEVQLTDGIKGLLKYERVYGYKFAGKRHDAGDKFGMLKATVEFALKREDLGPAFREYLKGLSL from the coding sequence ATGAGAACGAAGGTGCGCAAAGCCGTCTTTCCCGCAGCAGGCCTGGGTACACGCTTCCTGCCGGCCACCAAGTCCATTCCGAAAGAGATGCTGGCGCTGGTGGATAAGCCGATTATTCAATACGGCGTGGAAGAGGCAATCGCTGCAGGGTGTGAGGACATCATCGTCATTACGGGCCGCGGCAAGGACTGCATTGAAGACCACTTTGACAAGAGCTATGAGTTGGAGACGCTGCTGGAGAAGCGCGGCAAGAGCGACCTGCTCGCCATGACGCGCCAGGTTTCCAGTATGGCGCGCATCATCTCGGTTCGGCAGAAGGAGTCCCTGGGGCTTGGTCATGCCATTCTTGTCGCTCGAGACCTGATTGGCGACGAGCCTTTTGCTGTGATTCTTCCCGACGACGTCATCGATGCGGAGGTTCCATGCCTCAAGCAGATGATCGATGTATACGACGACGTGCAGGCTTCCGTACTTGCTACGCAGGAGGTGGAAGGGCCGAGCATCTCGTCCTATGGAGTTCTGGACTGCACCCCTCTTCGGGGAAACCCCAGCGTTCTGGAAGTGAAGGATCTGATTGAGAAGCCGAAGATGGAAGACGCACCTTCAAAGAACGCCATCATCGGCCGGTATATTCTCTCGCCCAGAATCTTTGATCTCCTGGAGCAGACAAAGCCTGGTGCTGGAGGCGAAGTGCAGCTGACCGACGGCATCAAGGGACTGCTGAAGTATGAGAGAGTCTACGGCTATAAATTTGCCGGCAAGCGGCACGACGCGGGGGACAAGTTTGGCATGCTGAAAGCGACCGTCGAGTTTGCGCTGAAGCGCGAGGATCTCGGACCGGCCTTTCGCGAGTACCTCAAAGGGCTGTCCCTCTAA
- a CDS encoding DUF885 domain-containing protein — protein MVANREGYRVIRNLLVVLLVFGGIMSAPRNGIAQQTAQASSPQAVAAFRTLADQYFDQVYFKYAPTTGTLAGFHQYDKDLEDYSRAAVDGQIAALHAYEKKFASVPSGQLDAVSQDDLTLLRNNVQSTLLMLEVIRQWEKNPDNYSGGITNSAFSLMERKFASQDERLKSLVAREKQMPAVFAAARQNLKNPPRIYTEIAIAQLPGIISFFQKDVPLAFKDATDATTKAEFEKSNVAVIAALQSYESWLKTDLLPRSNGDYRIGAKAFQQKLHYDEMVDTPLDKLLEIGFADLHKNQAEFNRIAREVEADKTSRQVLEELGADHPAPDQLLQSFRNTFDGLIQFIQQKQIITIPSDVRPILEETPPFMRAVTFASMDTPGPFEKVAHEAYFNVTLPERDWTAEHVSEYMASFNIGTILSTSVHEAYPGHYIQFLWVPQAPSKVRKLLGANTNVEGWAHYCEQMMLDAGYGQPGAGAKDAREAKLLRLGQLQDALLRDARFIVGIRMHTGDMTFDQGVDFFVKEGYQSPASALVETKRGTSDPTYLYYTLGKLEILKLRADLQKKQGANFSLQQFHDNFMRQGFPPIAIVRKAMLGDSSPTL, from the coding sequence ATGGTTGCAAATAGAGAGGGCTATCGCGTGATTCGTAATCTGCTTGTCGTTCTACTGGTATTTGGAGGCATCATGAGCGCACCCCGAAACGGAATCGCACAGCAGACGGCGCAAGCCTCTTCTCCGCAGGCCGTCGCCGCGTTTCGTACTCTCGCCGATCAGTATTTTGATCAGGTCTACTTCAAGTACGCGCCCACGACGGGCACTCTGGCTGGCTTTCATCAATACGACAAGGATCTTGAAGATTACTCTCGCGCCGCTGTTGACGGCCAGATAGCCGCGCTGCACGCCTACGAGAAGAAGTTCGCGAGTGTGCCGTCCGGGCAGTTGGATGCAGTATCGCAGGATGACCTGACGTTGCTGCGCAATAACGTTCAGTCGACGTTGCTGATGCTGGAGGTGATCCGTCAATGGGAAAAGAATCCCGACAACTATTCAGGCGGAATCACCAACAGCGCTTTCTCCTTAATGGAACGCAAGTTTGCCTCGCAGGATGAGCGGCTGAAATCGCTTGTAGCCCGGGAAAAGCAGATGCCCGCGGTTTTCGCCGCTGCGCGCCAGAATCTGAAGAATCCGCCACGTATCTATACCGAGATAGCCATCGCGCAACTGCCGGGGATCATCAGCTTCTTCCAGAAGGATGTGCCGCTGGCATTCAAGGATGCAACCGATGCGACGACAAAGGCCGAGTTTGAGAAGTCCAATGTTGCGGTGATTGCCGCGCTCCAGAGTTATGAGAGCTGGCTGAAGACGGACCTGCTCCCGCGCTCCAATGGCGATTACCGTATCGGCGCGAAGGCGTTTCAGCAGAAGCTCCACTATGACGAAATGGTGGATACACCGCTGGACAAGCTTCTGGAGATTGGTTTCGCGGATCTTCACAAGAACCAGGCTGAGTTCAACCGCATTGCCAGGGAGGTGGAAGCAGACAAGACCTCGCGGCAGGTGCTTGAAGAGCTTGGCGCGGACCACCCGGCTCCCGATCAACTACTGCAGAGCTTCCGCAACACATTCGACGGCCTGATTCAGTTCATCCAGCAGAAGCAGATCATCACGATTCCCTCGGATGTCCGGCCAATTCTGGAGGAGACGCCACCGTTCATGCGCGCCGTCACGTTCGCTTCCATGGATACGCCTGGCCCCTTCGAGAAGGTGGCCCACGAAGCCTATTTCAACGTCACACTGCCGGAGAGAGACTGGACCGCGGAGCACGTCTCCGAATACATGGCCAGCTTCAATATTGGAACCATTCTCAGCACCTCGGTGCATGAGGCGTATCCGGGCCACTACATTCAATTTTTGTGGGTACCCCAGGCGCCCAGCAAGGTGCGCAAGCTTCTCGGCGCCAACACAAACGTGGAGGGCTGGGCGCACTATTGCGAGCAGATGATGCTCGATGCTGGTTACGGACAGCCCGGCGCCGGGGCAAAGGACGCGCGCGAAGCGAAGCTGCTGCGCCTCGGCCAATTGCAGGATGCATTGCTGCGCGATGCGCGTTTTATCGTCGGCATTCGGATGCATACGGGAGATATGACCTTCGATCAGGGAGTCGATTTCTTTGTCAAGGAAGGCTACCAATCGCCGGCAAGCGCATTGGTGGAGACGAAGAGGGGCACGTCGGATCCCACCTACCTCTACTACACGCTGGGTAAATTGGAGATCCTCAAGCTTCGCGCCGACCTCCAGAAGAAGCAGGGAGCGAATTTTTCTCTGCAGCAATTCCACGACAACTTTATGAGGCAGGGATTTCCTCCCATCGCAATCGTTCGCAAGGCAATGCTGGGAGACTCTTCTCCAACGCTGTAG
- the mfd gene encoding transcription-repair coupling factor, translated as MILPFVRELLADLEHSESFERVRRHLALGRGRRRVSGLTSTARALYLPLFAKAADAPVIVIVADNKAAETLQTAVRAGCDLTGACSPDAVVTLPAHDVLPFENLSPHPDVQEQRAAALWKIATGAASIVIAPVEAAAMRLFSADYYANLARTLRRGEEVDLEALVVHLASVGYTALDVVEMPGQFTRRGGILDVYSPEADRPVRVEFFGDEIESIRKFDPETQRSSTPLDEAELLPLTETPINERLLAAVHTRLSGERLESSDDDLVAQSIAAGGVSVFPGWEFFAPVSGAQGSLVDLFPRSRLFVEEPAMIKNQVERWWNKVQQRHERSGIGSLITPQDIYLEPDLLLAHLSSLPGLDLDQLGAVDVLDEDTTLGEIAFATRPTLRFHGSIPAFLEQVRSLMQQEQRILLAVPNQGEVERLVTLLREYGLPYRLGSRMQHTGSETIYDESSYLAGDYRTPIILRSPVANGVNLPDHNLFLFGANDLSDEADVTARPVQARPKSKTAAFVSDFRDLTVGDYVVHVEHGIARYLGLKEIEQDGLTVEFMILEFADNARLYVPLTRLDLIQKYRSTDAGPAPVLNRLGSQQWAKTKARVKKAMQDMADELLKLYAQRKAAQGHAFPPDNQFQREFEDAFDYNETDDQLAAIADIKRDMESTLPMDRLLCGDVGYGKTEVAMRAAFKAVQDGRQVAVLTPTTVLSFQHYETFRERFKQFPINIEMISRFRTPKEQKVILERVEAGKVDILIGTHRLLSKDLKFHSLGLLIVDEEQRFGVRHKERLKQIRQEIDVLAMSATPIPRTLHMSLVGLRDMSVIETPPKDRMAIQTVVAKFDEKLIRSAIEVELERGGQVYFVHNRVETIYELAAKIHELVPAARVIVGHGQMSEAELERAMLAFMHHEYDVLVATTIIENGLDIPLANTIVINRADRHGLSELYQLRGRVGRSNRRAYAYLLIPPEQELTEIARRRLAALKEFSDLGAGFKIAALDLELRGAGNMLGGEQSGHIEAVGFELYTSMLEEAVSKLKGEEREEHPTTQLNLGISLRVDESYIAEENQRLRIYKKIAGAQSEAVIEDVRAELQDRFGELPESAIHLLEAANLRLECERIGVSQVDRKRDQLHIRFTEKANVDPGRLMQLVARNAKRGAQFTPQGVLRFPLTATKPEEIFAEVRSLLESLELVEIAS; from the coding sequence ATGATCCTCCCGTTTGTCCGCGAGCTACTGGCGGATTTGGAGCATTCGGAGTCGTTTGAGCGTGTCCGGCGGCATCTTGCTCTCGGCAGAGGGCGTCGTCGTGTCTCGGGGCTGACTTCCACCGCCCGCGCCCTGTATCTGCCACTCTTTGCCAAGGCCGCCGATGCGCCGGTGATCGTGATTGTGGCCGACAACAAGGCGGCGGAAACCCTGCAGACTGCTGTCCGCGCCGGATGCGACCTCACAGGAGCCTGCTCTCCCGATGCCGTCGTCACTCTGCCTGCCCACGATGTTCTTCCCTTTGAAAACCTCTCGCCACACCCCGATGTGCAGGAGCAGCGTGCCGCGGCTCTGTGGAAGATCGCAACCGGGGCGGCCTCAATTGTGATTGCGCCGGTGGAAGCCGCGGCCATGCGCCTCTTCTCTGCCGACTATTACGCCAATCTTGCGCGCACCCTGCGTCGCGGCGAAGAGGTTGACCTCGAAGCGCTGGTCGTCCACCTCGCCAGCGTTGGGTATACGGCCCTGGATGTGGTCGAAATGCCCGGCCAGTTCACCCGTCGCGGCGGCATCCTTGACGTCTATTCGCCGGAGGCGGATCGCCCGGTGCGCGTGGAGTTCTTCGGCGACGAAATCGAGTCCATCCGAAAGTTCGATCCTGAGACGCAACGCTCTTCCACGCCGCTGGATGAGGCGGAGCTGCTCCCGCTCACGGAGACGCCGATCAATGAGCGCCTGCTGGCGGCTGTGCATACGCGGCTCTCGGGCGAGCGGCTTGAGTCGTCGGACGATGACCTGGTTGCACAATCCATCGCCGCCGGAGGCGTCAGCGTCTTTCCCGGATGGGAGTTTTTTGCCCCTGTCTCCGGCGCGCAGGGATCGCTGGTCGATCTCTTTCCCCGCTCACGCCTTTTTGTAGAAGAGCCGGCGATGATCAAGAACCAGGTGGAGCGCTGGTGGAACAAGGTGCAGCAGCGCCACGAGCGCAGCGGCATTGGCTCGTTGATCACGCCGCAGGATATCTACCTCGAACCCGATCTGCTGCTGGCGCACCTCTCCTCGCTCCCTGGTCTCGACCTCGACCAGCTCGGCGCCGTGGATGTGCTGGATGAGGATACGACCCTCGGCGAGATCGCCTTCGCCACCCGGCCAACGCTGCGCTTTCATGGATCGATCCCGGCATTCCTTGAGCAGGTGCGCTCGCTGATGCAGCAGGAGCAGCGCATCCTGCTGGCCGTACCCAACCAGGGCGAAGTGGAGCGGCTGGTCACCCTGCTGCGCGAGTATGGCCTGCCGTATCGGCTGGGCAGCCGTATGCAGCACACGGGCAGCGAAACGATCTACGACGAATCCAGCTACCTCGCAGGTGACTACCGCACGCCCATCATCCTGCGCAGCCCCGTCGCCAACGGCGTCAATCTGCCCGATCACAACCTGTTCCTGTTCGGAGCGAACGATCTCTCCGATGAAGCCGATGTCACGGCGCGTCCGGTACAGGCTCGTCCCAAGTCGAAAACCGCTGCCTTCGTCTCGGACTTCCGGGACCTCACGGTTGGCGACTACGTGGTGCACGTAGAGCATGGCATCGCGCGCTACCTCGGCCTCAAGGAGATTGAACAGGATGGATTGACCGTCGAGTTCATGATTCTGGAGTTCGCGGACAATGCGCGGCTCTATGTTCCGCTGACCCGCCTCGATCTGATCCAGAAGTACCGCTCGACCGACGCAGGCCCCGCGCCGGTGCTGAATCGGCTGGGCTCGCAGCAGTGGGCCAAGACGAAGGCTCGCGTCAAGAAGGCCATGCAGGACATGGCCGACGAACTACTCAAGCTCTATGCGCAGCGCAAGGCCGCACAGGGCCATGCCTTTCCTCCGGATAATCAGTTTCAGCGCGAGTTTGAAGACGCCTTCGATTACAACGAAACGGATGACCAGCTTGCTGCCATCGCCGACATCAAGCGGGACATGGAGTCGACGCTGCCCATGGATCGGTTGCTCTGCGGCGATGTCGGTTACGGCAAGACGGAAGTCGCGATGCGCGCCGCCTTCAAGGCCGTGCAGGATGGCCGCCAGGTAGCGGTCCTTACCCCGACGACTGTGCTGAGCTTCCAGCATTACGAGACATTTCGCGAACGCTTCAAGCAGTTCCCGATCAATATCGAGATGATCTCCCGCTTCCGCACTCCGAAAGAGCAGAAGGTGATTCTGGAGCGCGTGGAGGCAGGCAAAGTCGATATCCTGATCGGCACGCATCGGCTGCTTTCGAAGGACCTCAAATTTCACTCGCTCGGCTTGCTTATCGTCGATGAGGAGCAGCGCTTCGGTGTGCGCCACAAGGAGCGCCTGAAGCAGATCCGGCAGGAAATCGATGTGCTGGCAATGTCGGCTACGCCGATTCCTCGCACCCTGCACATGTCGCTGGTGGGCCTGCGCGATATGAGCGTGATCGAGACTCCGCCAAAAGATCGCATGGCCATCCAGACGGTGGTTGCCAAGTTTGACGAGAAGCTGATTCGCTCCGCGATTGAAGTGGAGCTTGAACGCGGCGGCCAGGTCTATTTCGTCCACAATCGCGTGGAGACCATTTATGAGCTGGCCGCGAAGATCCACGAACTGGTGCCTGCGGCCCGTGTAATCGTCGGCCACGGACAGATGAGCGAAGCGGAACTCGAGCGCGCCATGCTGGCCTTCATGCATCACGAGTACGACGTGCTGGTGGCGACAACCATCATCGAGAATGGCCTCGATATCCCACTGGCAAATACCATCGTGATCAATCGCGCAGACCGCCATGGACTCTCCGAGCTATACCAGTTGCGAGGGCGCGTGGGCCGCTCCAACCGCCGCGCGTATGCCTATCTGCTCATTCCGCCGGAGCAGGAGCTTACAGAGATCGCGCGCCGGCGTCTTGCCGCGCTCAAGGAGTTCTCCGATCTTGGTGCGGGCTTCAAAATTGCTGCTCTCGACCTGGAGTTGCGCGGCGCAGGGAACATGCTGGGCGGCGAGCAGAGTGGACATATTGAAGCTGTCGGCTTCGAGCTCTATACCAGCATGCTGGAAGAGGCAGTGAGCAAGCTGAAGGGCGAAGAGCGCGAAGAGCATCCGACAACGCAGTTGAATCTAGGCATCAGCCTGCGCGTGGATGAGTCCTACATCGCAGAGGAGAACCAGCGGCTGCGTATCTACAAGAAGATTGCCGGCGCGCAGAGCGAGGCTGTCATCGAGGACGTTCGCGCCGAGCTGCAGGACCGCTTCGGCGAGCTGCCGGAGTCGGCCATTCATCTGCTCGAAGCTGCGAATCTGCGTCTTGAGTGCGAACGCATCGGCGTTTCGCAGGTAGACCGCAAGCGGGATCAGCTGCACATTCGCTTCACTGAGAAGGCGAACGTCGATCCTGGCCGCCTGATGCAACTGGTTGCCCGGAACGCGAAGCGCGGTGCGCAGTTCACCCCACAGGGCGTTCTCCGCTTCCCGCTGACTGCGACGAAGCCGGAAGAGATCTTTGCCGAAGTCCGTTCGCTGCTCGAGTCCCTTGAACTGGTGGAAATTGCCTCATAA